In a genomic window of Sphingomonas lutea:
- a CDS encoding cupin domain-containing protein, translated as MIALWLALQGAAPLPDPLAAGWQGRPVCEKLHDDAHQRVLRCTFAPGVGHERHLHDRHFGYALSGGRMRITDAKGVREAEIKPGSSFSSEGIAWHEVLNIGATTVQYLIVEPR; from the coding sequence ATGATTGCTTTGTGGCTGGCCCTGCAAGGTGCCGCGCCCCTGCCCGATCCGCTCGCGGCGGGCTGGCAGGGCAGGCCGGTGTGCGAGAAATTGCATGACGACGCACACCAGCGCGTGCTGCGCTGCACCTTCGCGCCCGGCGTAGGGCACGAGCGCCACCTGCACGACCGCCACTTCGGCTACGCTCTGTCCGGCGGGCGGATGCGGATCACCGACGCGAAGGGTGTTCGCGAGGCGGAGATCAAGCCGGGCAGCAGCTTTTCGAGCGAGGGCATCGCCTGGCACGAGGTGCTGAATATCGGCGCCACGACGGTCCAATATCTGATCGTCGAACCGCGCTAG
- the glpX gene encoding class II fructose-bisphosphatase — protein sequence MVRVTEAAAVAASAWIGRGDNDAADAAAVEAMRAALNELPMHGTVVIGEGERDEAPMLFIGEEVGCAQGSGPRIDIALDPLEGTTLTANAGPNALAVLAIAESGGLLNAPDTYMQKLAVGPGYPEGTIDLNKSPTENVRAIAKAKGVEPRDIIACVLDRPRHAEIIAELRALGCGIKLIPDGDVAGVIATADPDTGIDVYMGSGGAPEGVLAAAALRCVGGQIQGKLLFRNDDEIARARRWGIEDLDRVYTLDDMAKGDCIFAATGVTDGSLLKGVHKEKNRVTTESIVMRASSGTVRRVATEHYKLGSQRTL from the coding sequence ATGGTCCGGGTGACCGAAGCTGCCGCCGTCGCCGCTTCGGCATGGATCGGGCGCGGCGATAATGATGCCGCCGATGCCGCCGCGGTCGAAGCGATGCGCGCCGCGCTCAACGAGCTGCCGATGCACGGCACCGTCGTCATCGGCGAAGGCGAACGCGACGAGGCCCCGATGCTGTTCATCGGCGAAGAAGTCGGCTGCGCGCAGGGCAGCGGGCCGCGGATCGACATCGCGCTCGATCCGCTCGAAGGCACGACGCTGACCGCCAATGCCGGGCCGAACGCGCTCGCCGTGCTGGCGATTGCCGAAAGCGGCGGGCTGCTCAACGCGCCCGACACCTATATGCAGAAATTGGCCGTCGGCCCCGGCTATCCCGAAGGCACGATCGACCTCAACAAGTCGCCGACCGAAAATGTCCGCGCCATCGCCAAGGCCAAGGGCGTCGAACCGCGCGACATCATCGCCTGCGTGCTCGACCGGCCGCGACATGCCGAGATCATCGCCGAGCTGCGCGCGCTGGGCTGCGGCATCAAGCTCATCCCCGACGGCGACGTTGCCGGCGTCATCGCCACCGCCGACCCCGACACGGGCATCGACGTCTATATGGGCAGCGGCGGCGCGCCCGAGGGTGTTCTGGCCGCGGCGGCGTTGCGCTGCGTCGGCGGGCAGATCCAGGGCAAGCTGCTGTTCCGCAACGACGACGAGATCGCCCGCGCGCGGCGCTGGGGGATCGAGGACCTCGACCGCGTCTACACCCTCGACGACATGGCCAAGGGCGATTGCATCTTTGCCGCCACGGGCGTCACCGACGGATCCCTGCTCAAGGGCGTGCACAAGGAAAAGAACCGGGTGACGACCGAAAGCATCGTCATGCGCGCCAGCTCCGGCACCGTCCGCCGCGTCGCGACCGAGCATTACAAGCTCGGCAGCCAGCGCACTCTCTAG
- a CDS encoding MgtC/SapB family protein — protein sequence MIPGLEPWAQEALGAGVGLAIGALVGLERGFKLRDQKAGTRVAGVRTFSLMGLAAGIAGVIAHRQPLAAAAVLLAMLGYLAIAYAPRLTAKGDATSPIAAAATTAAAFLAGLGSIGLALATAAVIVFILALKDDLHEFVDRLDKKDIHALARYGIIALAVLPFLPDQPMGPYGAWNPSKLWWVVVLVTGFSFAGYVANRIFGARHGTIATALIGGAYSSTAVTQSLSQRLGSGEGGGAEPAGIALASAVMYLRVIVLVAILANRILIPFVLLLAPALIIAWVAGWWLYRKAEHSDAPIPPGNPIALKPALGFLAFVAIAAVVARWAQGTFGEQGIAVLLFLMGSMDVDASIVTAGGLPPQSIGAALAAIAIGGTIIANMAVKIGVVLSYAKGKGTSAALALLASTLVLAGSIAVAWMRL from the coding sequence ATGATCCCCGGCCTCGAGCCGTGGGCGCAGGAGGCGCTCGGGGCCGGAGTCGGGCTCGCCATCGGTGCGCTGGTCGGGCTCGAGCGCGGCTTCAAATTGCGCGACCAGAAAGCGGGGACGCGGGTCGCGGGGGTGCGCACCTTTTCGCTGATGGGGCTCGCCGCGGGAATCGCGGGGGTCATCGCCCATCGCCAGCCGCTCGCCGCCGCGGCGGTGCTCCTGGCGATGCTCGGCTACCTCGCCATCGCCTATGCTCCACGGCTCACGGCCAAGGGCGACGCGACCAGCCCGATCGCCGCCGCCGCGACCACCGCCGCAGCCTTTCTCGCGGGGCTCGGCAGTATCGGGCTGGCGCTCGCCACGGCGGCGGTGATCGTCTTCATCCTTGCGCTCAAGGACGACCTCCACGAATTCGTCGATCGGCTCGACAAAAAGGACATTCACGCGCTCGCCCGCTACGGCATCATCGCGCTCGCCGTCCTGCCCTTCCTGCCCGACCAGCCGATGGGGCCGTACGGCGCGTGGAACCCGTCGAAGCTGTGGTGGGTGGTGGTGCTGGTCACCGGCTTCTCCTTCGCCGGTTACGTCGCCAACCGCATTTTCGGCGCGCGCCACGGGACCATTGCCACAGCCTTGATCGGCGGCGCTTACAGTTCGACCGCGGTCACCCAGTCGCTGTCGCAGCGGCTCGGTTCGGGCGAGGGCGGCGGGGCCGAGCCGGCCGGGATCGCGCTCGCCAGCGCGGTCATGTATCTGCGCGTCATCGTGCTGGTGGCGATCCTCGCCAACCGCATCCTGATTCCCTTCGTGCTCCTGCTCGCGCCTGCGCTGATCATCGCCTGGGTCGCAGGCTGGTGGCTGTACCGAAAGGCCGAGCATAGCGATGCGCCGATCCCGCCGGGCAATCCGATCGCACTCAAGCCGGCGCTCGGCTTCCTTGCTTTCGTCGCCATCGCCGCGGTCGTCGCGCGCTGGGCACAGGGGACGTTCGGGGAGCAGGGCATCGCCGTGCTGCTGTTCCTGATGGGGTCGATGGACGTCGATGCCTCGATCGTCACCGCTGGCGGATTGCCGCCACAATCGATCGGCGCGGCGCTCGCGGCGATCGCCATTGGCGGGACCATCATCGCCAATATGGCGGTGAAAATCGGCGTGGTGTTGAGCTATGCGAAGGGCAAGGGGACGTCGGCGGCGCTTGCGCTGCTGGCCAGCACCCTGGTCCTGGCGGGCAGCATCGCAGTGGCGTGGATGCGGCTCTAG
- the fghA gene encoding S-formylglutathione hydrolase, whose product MEILSENRSHGGRQLVVKHASAATGTKMTFSIFLPPQAESGPCPVVWYLSGLTCSHANVTEKGEYRAACAEHGLIFVAPDTSPRGEEVPDGEGYDFGKGAGFYVDATQAPWSQHFHMWTYVTQELPALIAAEYPVDMGRQAITGHSMGGHGALTVALRHPDRFRSVSAFAPIVAPSQVPWGQKALGGYLGNDRAAWRKHDAVALIEDGARVPELLVDVGTADNFLEQELRPALLERACADAGIALTLNRREGYDHSYYFISTFMADHLAWHAERLRA is encoded by the coding sequence TTGGAGATTCTCTCCGAAAACCGGTCGCACGGCGGGCGGCAGCTCGTCGTCAAGCACGCGTCCGCCGCGACGGGCACGAAAATGACCTTCTCGATCTTCCTGCCGCCGCAGGCCGAGTCGGGGCCGTGCCCGGTGGTCTGGTATCTGTCGGGCCTGACCTGCAGCCATGCCAACGTGACCGAGAAGGGCGAATATCGCGCCGCCTGCGCCGAGCATGGCCTGATCTTCGTCGCGCCCGACACCAGCCCACGCGGCGAGGAGGTGCCGGATGGCGAGGGCTATGATTTCGGCAAAGGGGCGGGCTTTTACGTCGATGCGACGCAGGCGCCGTGGTCGCAGCACTTTCACATGTGGACCTACGTCACGCAGGAGCTGCCAGCGCTGATCGCCGCCGAATATCCGGTCGACATGGGCCGCCAGGCGATCACTGGCCATTCGATGGGCGGGCACGGCGCGCTGACGGTCGCGCTGCGCCATCCCGATCGCTTCCGCAGCGTCTCGGCCTTCGCACCGATCGTCGCGCCAAGCCAGGTGCCGTGGGGGCAGAAGGCGCTCGGCGGCTACCTTGGCAACGACCGCGCTGCGTGGCGCAAGCACGACGCAGTGGCGCTGATCGAGGATGGCGCGCGCGTGCCCGAACTGCTGGTCGACGTCGGCACCGCCGACAATTTCCTCGAGCAGGAGTTGCGCCCCGCATTGCTCGAACGCGCCTGCGCCGACGCGGGGATTGCGCTGACGCTCAACCGCCGCGAGGGTTACGACCACAGCTATTATTTCATCTCGACCTTCATGGCCGATCACTTGGCCTGGCACGCGGAGCGGCTGCGGGCATGA
- a CDS encoding DUF2721 domain-containing protein: MFQSLPAADTSVSAVAQIIQLAVAPVFLLAGIGAFLNVCAGRLSRIVDRARAVEPLMLAARGLEHDRRLAEMRVLDRRMALVSWAIFLSVLAAVLICLVVVLLFAASLTGAHIGTAVALLFIACMISVGLGFAVFLWETRVGSRAVRIRTEILEHMVDPDGD; encoded by the coding sequence ATGTTTCAGTCGCTCCCGGCCGCCGACACCAGCGTCAGCGCGGTGGCGCAGATCATCCAGCTCGCGGTGGCGCCCGTCTTCCTGCTCGCGGGGATCGGCGCGTTCCTCAACGTCTGCGCCGGGCGGCTGTCGCGCATCGTCGACCGCGCGCGCGCCGTCGAGCCCTTGATGCTGGCCGCGCGAGGTCTCGAACATGACCGCCGCCTTGCCGAGATGCGCGTGCTCGACCGCCGCATGGCTTTGGTCAGCTGGGCGATCTTCCTGTCGGTGCTCGCCGCGGTTCTCATTTGCCTGGTCGTGGTGCTGCTGTTCGCCGCCTCGCTCACCGGCGCGCATATCGGCACCGCGGTGGCGCTGCTGTTCATCGCCTGCATGATCTCGGTCGGGCTCGGCTTTGCCGTCTTCCTGTGGGAAACGCGCGTCGGGTCGCGCGCCGTGCGAATCCGCACCGAAATCCTCGAGCATATGGTCGATCCCGACGGCGATTAG
- a CDS encoding PH domain-containing protein produces the protein MEGDEPQLQPVEPGYKNVLRVRIAITWLVLIGISLVINAVLLNETRFAGALPALFAALGLSGVAVAPQRIYQRLRYGLSERLLQVVRGWLFHRDTVVPLVRVQHLDVTRGPLDKMFGTATLVVHTAGTHNSIVTLPGLGPERAAEMRDAIREHVRTDFA, from the coding sequence ATGGAGGGGGACGAGCCGCAGCTGCAGCCGGTCGAGCCGGGCTACAAGAACGTGTTGCGCGTGCGCATCGCCATCACCTGGCTGGTGCTGATCGGCATTTCCCTGGTCATCAACGCCGTCCTCCTCAACGAGACGCGCTTTGCCGGCGCTCTGCCCGCGCTATTCGCCGCGCTTGGCCTGTCGGGCGTCGCCGTCGCCCCCCAGCGGATCTACCAGCGGCTTCGCTACGGCCTCAGCGAGCGCCTGCTCCAGGTGGTGCGCGGCTGGCTGTTCCACCGCGACACCGTCGTGCCCCTGGTGCGGGTCCAGCATCTCGACGTGACGCGGGGTCCGCTCGACAAGATGTTCGGCACCGCGACCCTCGTCGTCCACACCGCGGGGACGCACAACAGCATCGTCACTTTGCCCGGCCTGGGGCCGGAGCGCGCGGCGGAAATGCGCGATGCCATTCGCGAACATGTCCGAACCGACTTCGCCTGA
- the recJ gene encoding single-stranded-DNA-specific exonuclease RecJ: protein MSLALGIEKSVSGQPWRWRRAAEPAVGLDTLVDELLLARGVEREDLARHRDPRIRDFLPDPSCFKDMDKGAARLADAIESGETIAIFGDYDVDGATSAALLVLLLRRLGATPIAYIPDRLMEGYGPSGKALVELKGRGAGVAVCVDCGAQAFEALDEAKAAGLDVIVVDHHQCASRLPDAFAMINPNRLDESDDGAAHGHLAAVGVAFLLGVALLRELRGRGFFTEREEPRILDLLDLVALGTVADVARLKTLNRAFVTQGLKVMAARQNIGMSALAEAARLVKPPVCRDLGFALGPRINAGGRVGKSDLGVRLLTATDPEEARTIAVELDRLNEERRAIEMLVTDQAQIQAHKHADDPVIVVMSPGWHQGVIGIAAARLKERFGRPAIVIAECDDRTGKGSGRSISGVDLGAAVLAAKDSGLLLAGGGHAMAAGLTLPAGGLEPLREFLNARVAADVEKARGDRALMLDALLAPGGVAAALCDALDSAGPYGAGWPAPRVAAGPARLLKAGIVGDGHVRGIACGDDGKSFKWIAFRSAETELGQALLASPADRRWWLAGTIKRDEWNGGNAAEMHVEDAAIA from the coding sequence ATGAGCCTTGCCCTCGGCATCGAAAAGTCGGTCAGCGGCCAGCCGTGGCGCTGGCGCCGCGCAGCCGAGCCCGCCGTGGGCCTCGACACATTGGTCGACGAACTGCTGCTCGCCCGCGGGGTCGAGCGCGAAGACCTGGCGCGCCATCGCGACCCGCGCATCCGCGATTTTCTGCCCGATCCGTCCTGCTTCAAGGACATGGACAAGGGCGCGGCGCGGCTTGCCGATGCGATCGAGAGCGGCGAGACGATCGCGATTTTCGGCGATTACGACGTCGACGGGGCGACCAGCGCGGCCTTGCTCGTGCTGCTGCTGCGGCGGCTGGGCGCGACGCCGATCGCCTACATCCCGGACCGGCTGATGGAAGGCTATGGCCCCTCGGGCAAGGCGCTGGTCGAGCTCAAGGGGCGCGGCGCGGGCGTGGCGGTGTGTGTCGATTGCGGCGCGCAGGCCTTCGAGGCGCTCGACGAGGCCAAGGCAGCGGGCCTCGACGTGATCGTCGTCGACCATCACCAATGCGCCAGCCGCCTTCCCGATGCGTTCGCGATGATCAATCCCAACCGCCTCGACGAGAGCGATGACGGCGCCGCGCACGGACATCTCGCCGCGGTCGGCGTCGCCTTCCTGCTCGGGGTGGCGCTGCTGCGCGAATTGCGCGGGCGGGGATTTTTTACGGAGCGCGAGGAGCCCAGGATTCTCGACCTGCTCGATCTCGTCGCGCTCGGCACGGTGGCCGACGTCGCGCGCCTGAAGACGCTCAACCGCGCCTTTGTGACGCAAGGCCTCAAGGTCATGGCGGCGCGGCAGAATATCGGGATGAGCGCGCTTGCCGAAGCGGCGCGGCTGGTGAAGCCGCCGGTGTGCCGCGACCTCGGCTTCGCACTGGGCCCGCGGATCAATGCCGGCGGGCGCGTCGGCAAGTCGGACCTTGGCGTGCGCCTGCTGACCGCGACCGACCCCGAGGAAGCGCGGACCATCGCGGTCGAGCTCGACCGCCTCAACGAAGAGCGCCGGGCGATCGAGATGCTGGTCACCGACCAGGCGCAGATCCAGGCGCACAAGCATGCCGACGATCCGGTGATCGTGGTCATGAGCCCCGGCTGGCACCAGGGCGTGATCGGCATCGCCGCGGCGCGGCTCAAGGAACGGTTCGGGCGTCCGGCGATCGTCATCGCCGAATGCGACGATCGCACGGGCAAGGGCTCGGGCCGATCGATCTCGGGCGTCGACCTTGGCGCGGCGGTGCTCGCCGCCAAGGACAGCGGGCTGCTGCTCGCCGGCGGCGGTCACGCGATGGCAGCGGGGCTAACGCTTCCGGCTGGCGGACTTGAGCCGTTGCGCGAGTTCCTCAATGCGCGGGTGGCGGCGGATGTCGAGAAGGCGCGCGGCGACCGCGCCCTGATGCTCGATGCCCTGCTTGCGCCGGGCGGAGTTGCGGCGGCTTTGTGCGATGCGCTCGACAGTGCCGGGCCTTATGGCGCCGGCTGGCCCGCGCCGCGCGTTGCGGCCGGCCCGGCGCGGCTGCTCAAGGCCGGGATCGTCGGCGACGGCCACGTCCGCGGCATTGCCTGCGGCGACGATGGCAAGAGCTTCAAGTGGATCGCCTTCCGCAGCGCCGAGACCGAGCTTGGCCAGGCGCTGCTCGCCTCCCCCGCCGATCGGCGCTGGTGGCTGGCGGGGACGATCAAGCGCGACGAGTGGAATGGCGGCAACGCGGCCGAGATGCACGTCGAGGATGCGGCGATCGCCTGA
- a CDS encoding DUF2059 domain-containing protein: MRFILISAALLAGAFATPTLAKPVPEEAAEKASGESRLKPSDFDMSQLMGMFDKLFPAQPDPAPQRLALARATAAGVLPVGTYASMFDEFAGGMVDHFLSLREADFVTKDTKKKPVSGLTLRQELAKDDPHFEERLKIIRRVIGEELVKISALMEPKMREGLARSIARRFDEKQLTEINAFMATDSGRAFAGQTMRLWIDPDVMRSMVQAFPQMITAMPGAVMRLEAETAHLPKPEKTMKKGKD; encoded by the coding sequence ATGCGATTCATTCTGATCAGTGCGGCGCTGCTTGCCGGCGCCTTTGCCACGCCGACGCTGGCCAAGCCCGTGCCGGAGGAAGCCGCCGAAAAGGCGTCCGGGGAGTCCAGGCTCAAGCCCAGCGACTTCGACATGTCCCAGTTGATGGGCATGTTCGACAAATTGTTTCCCGCCCAGCCCGACCCCGCGCCGCAGCGGCTGGCGCTGGCGCGGGCGACGGCGGCGGGCGTGCTGCCCGTCGGGACCTATGCCAGCATGTTCGACGAATTCGCCGGGGGCATGGTCGACCACTTCCTGTCGCTGCGCGAAGCCGACTTCGTCACCAAGGACACGAAGAAAAAGCCGGTGAGCGGCCTGACGCTGCGCCAGGAGCTGGCCAAGGACGATCCCCATTTCGAGGAACGGCTGAAGATCATCCGGCGCGTAATTGGCGAGGAGCTGGTGAAGATCAGCGCGCTGATGGAGCCGAAGATGCGCGAGGGCCTGGCGCGGTCGATCGCGCGCCGCTTCGACGAGAAGCAGCTGACCGAGATCAACGCTTTCATGGCGACCGACAGCGGCCGCGCTTTCGCCGGGCAGACGATGCGCCTGTGGATCGACCCCGACGTCATGCGGTCGATGGTCCAAGCGTTTCCGCAAATGATCACCGCAATGCCAGGCGCGGTCATGCGGCTGGAAGCGGAGACCGCGCACCTGCCCAAGCCGGAGAAAACGATGAAGAAGGGCAAAGACTAA
- a CDS encoding PH domain-containing protein: MSEPTSPDRPEEGAPERLHPLFLLSGLGGALRGIAGGYVAIGYLAVSGRWTTALLGAIGLLAFLVIGIFLYWTRFSFRVGASDIRIDSGIISRRHRSIPFDRIQDVDIKQPLFARLLGLAEVKFETGSGGGGGDGEEAVIHAITLRRAHEIRDLVRARRGVAAAAVEADAGDERPPVYAMDLRRLFLSGTFNFSLAVFAGLFGLTQTMGDLLGFDPLNRRFWIGLAEGNHPLAQYLVEHRAGAAVAGTLLLLVVGLATGVVRTIVRDFGFRLDRTGAGLRRRRGLLTRTDVTLPARRAQAVVVATGPVRDRFGWRELKLQSLARDEGSGDHVLAPLADDDEVDRVLDELAWRPIARDAAWQRLSKAYVTAFAIGLSPVILLLGLIVGALVLVPPMLDPVVAANVSESLRPMRLSATILLAVVVGATLLRWLAWHRAAYALDGDRLLVRSGWWRRRLTILPTAKIQSIDLTENLVSRLFGTATLHFGVAGGGADGHIIPAIPSATARALRKDLLDLPA, from the coding sequence ATGTCCGAACCGACTTCGCCTGACCGTCCCGAAGAGGGCGCGCCCGAGCGCCTGCATCCGCTGTTCCTGCTGTCGGGCCTGGGCGGAGCGCTGCGCGGCATCGCCGGCGGCTATGTCGCGATCGGCTACCTTGCGGTGTCGGGGCGGTGGACCACGGCGCTGCTCGGCGCGATCGGCCTGTTGGCATTTCTGGTCATCGGCATCTTCCTCTACTGGACGCGCTTTTCCTTCCGCGTCGGCGCGTCCGACATCCGCATCGACAGCGGCATCATCAGCCGCCGCCACCGATCGATCCCGTTCGACCGGATCCAGGACGTCGACATCAAGCAGCCCCTGTTCGCCCGCCTGCTCGGCCTGGCCGAAGTAAAATTCGAAACGGGCAGTGGCGGCGGCGGGGGCGACGGCGAAGAGGCCGTGATCCACGCCATCACGCTGCGGCGCGCGCACGAAATCCGCGACCTTGTCCGGGCGCGGCGGGGCGTCGCGGCGGCGGCGGTCGAGGCGGACGCCGGCGACGAACGGCCGCCGGTCTATGCGATGGACCTTCGGCGACTGTTCCTGTCGGGCACGTTCAATTTCTCGCTCGCGGTGTTCGCCGGGCTGTTCGGCCTGACCCAGACCATGGGCGACCTGCTCGGCTTCGATCCGCTCAACCGCCGCTTCTGGATTGGCCTTGCCGAGGGCAACCACCCGCTCGCGCAATATCTGGTCGAGCATCGCGCCGGTGCGGCGGTCGCGGGGACCTTGCTGCTGCTGGTGGTCGGCCTCGCAACGGGCGTGGTCCGCACCATCGTGCGCGATTTCGGCTTTCGGCTGGACCGCACCGGGGCGGGCCTACGCCGCCGCCGCGGGCTTCTCACGCGCACCGACGTCACTCTGCCCGCGCGCCGCGCGCAGGCAGTGGTCGTCGCCACCGGCCCGGTCCGCGACCGCTTCGGCTGGCGTGAGCTCAAGCTGCAGAGCCTGGCGCGCGACGAGGGCAGCGGCGACCACGTCCTTGCCCCGCTCGCCGACGACGATGAGGTGGACCGGGTGTTGGATGAGCTGGCGTGGCGGCCGATTGCGCGCGACGCCGCATGGCAGCGCCTGTCCAAGGCCTACGTCACCGCCTTTGCCATCGGCCTTTCGCCAGTCATCCTGCTGCTCGGCCTGATCGTCGGCGCCTTGGTCCTGGTGCCGCCGATGCTCGACCCGGTGGTTGCCGCGAACGTCTCCGAATCGCTGCGGCCGATGCGCCTGTCCGCCACCATCCTGCTGGCCGTGGTCGTCGGCGCGACCCTGCTGCGCTGGCTGGCGTGGCATCGCGCCGCTTACGCCCTCGACGGCGACCGCCTCCTGGTGCGCAGCGGCTGGTGGCGGCGGCGGCTGACGATCCTGCCGACGGCCAAGATCCAGAGCATCGACCTGACTGAAAACCTCGTCTCGCGGCTGTTCGGGACCGCGACGTTGCATTTCGGCGTCGCGGGGGGCGGCGCGGACGGGCACATTATCCCCGCAATCCCCAGCGCCACGGCGCGCGCGCTGCGCAAGGACCTGCTAGACCTGCCCGCATGA
- a CDS encoding DUF3617 domain-containing protein, with protein MKAAIFACSTALALTACDKGPEIREENASVAEVANKVADAGGATNFVRPGRWESTVTIEEMSIPGMPAEASREMRGMQGQEQTSVSCLTEAEAKRPREDFFAGNNKSCRYDRFTMADGKIDAVMKCSNEGGTQTMTMQGNYSPTTYNMTMTMQGEGAASAGMAMKMRVDARHRGQCTGDEGA; from the coding sequence ATGAAAGCCGCCATATTCGCCTGCTCGACCGCACTTGCGCTGACCGCCTGCGACAAGGGCCCTGAGATCCGCGAGGAGAATGCCAGCGTCGCCGAGGTCGCGAACAAGGTCGCGGACGCGGGCGGCGCGACCAATTTCGTTCGCCCCGGCCGCTGGGAATCGACGGTGACGATCGAGGAGATGAGCATCCCCGGCATGCCGGCCGAAGCATCGCGCGAGATGCGCGGAATGCAGGGGCAAGAGCAGACCAGCGTCAGCTGCCTGACCGAAGCGGAAGCCAAGCGGCCGCGCGAGGATTTCTTCGCCGGCAACAACAAGAGCTGCCGCTACGACCGCTTCACCATGGCCGACGGCAAGATCGACGCCGTGATGAAGTGCAGCAATGAGGGCGGCACCCAGACCATGACCATGCAGGGCAATTATTCGCCGACGACGTATAATATGACGATGACCATGCAGGGTGAGGGCGCCGCATCCGCCGGCATGGCGATGAAGATGCGGGTGGACGCCCGGCACCGCGGACAATGCACCGGCGACGAGGGCGCTTAA
- a CDS encoding VOC family protein: MVGSNDPERSRKFYDALFEKEGRTDDKGRTAYGRKGSVFMISKPIDGQPATHSNGGTIGFAFDSPEEVDAWHQRGLAAGGTAIEDPPGYRENAFGKLYLAYLRDPDGNKLCGLYRPEQ; encoded by the coding sequence ATGGTCGGATCGAACGATCCCGAACGGTCCAGGAAATTCTACGACGCCTTGTTCGAGAAGGAAGGGCGCACCGACGACAAGGGGCGCACGGCCTACGGCCGCAAGGGCAGCGTGTTCATGATCTCCAAGCCGATCGACGGCCAGCCGGCGACGCATTCGAACGGCGGGACAATCGGCTTTGCCTTCGACAGTCCCGAGGAGGTCGATGCCTGGCACCAGCGCGGGCTCGCCGCGGGCGGAACGGCGATCGAGGATCCGCCGGGCTATCGCGAAAATGCGTTCGGCAAGCTCTACCTTGCGTATCTGCGCGATCCCGACGGCAACAAACTGTGTGGGCTGTACCGGCCCGAGCAGTGA